In Onychostoma macrolepis isolate SWU-2019 chromosome 14, ASM1243209v1, whole genome shotgun sequence, a single window of DNA contains:
- the ppargc1b gene encoding peroxisome proliferator-activated receptor gamma coactivator 1-beta isoform X1, with product MADCASLLDEELSSFVFNYLTENSGSQYGEEEVCSDRLDADFPDFDLSQLDASDFDSVNCLSELHWCNEHSDHSPASIQYSGGDPELFEEENAALLAALTDSLDGIPEDGVGGLSVFPSLGDDPEEGEEEEDDLPLDSEPLLGSLSPETEDPSLLKKLLLSPPNVPAGLDSHKDVHRHSSRSQHVKPVRPVLKKDKSSTQERKPRPARPSGRLCTELHRHLTTAQEAEDAPSVDTEEEEEEEEEEEDSDSEEEEEESSGSEGESMVCVEPAKPQFSSEKELHSVVELIKYMHTYCLPIRKQASWDRKERKAKPESSQVPRNLPVNPQKLAPQTRPRAPFTRRREIKAHSLLKELLEAVSSFDVSKPYRMHSPPYIHCRGAAARLSAELSSSPKAEPKDSDCESSQKAAKRPKSPEPEEGSFSVRRSRRLASFPSRFAKRVRVNCDRSEPSVGQSSEEENAVKHAPAEPPSDSSQKSSSHKTSEARSPCCSDEKRSCLCLPLASKSNGDAQYANKPFEQTLSVELCGTAGLTPPTTPPHKPVEDELFKPDGKAELTTKSSCLARAHIRKLPEQTELYAQLRRMGQTGDTDTKGGTQRAYGDHDYCLLDQGENCMMTTVAALGSQCRVVVHEEEMAVKDGEMEGQEERLLTNCQQRTEADSPVALFSHSPEQTSQPSPVRSPTPELDAQSPVSCSPPSPGGKLPFSDENSETCHGAAEKRSKTKCGQENDVNKCQVIYIHNLPSSVTQSMLRKRFEAFGRPEDCKVVIKNEERCGVITLRPAQNGQTSRHRWDSLGPSGGSGGRRFGRKRYIDLDEAGPGPVKSKYDALDFDALLKEAQRSLHR from the exons TATGGGGAAGAGGAGGTCTGCTCAGACCGCCTGGATGCTGACTTCCCAGACTTTGACCTCTCGCAGCTGGACGCCAGTGATTTTGACTCAGTGAACTGCCTCAGTGAGCTGCATTGGTGCAACGAGCACTCAGATCACTCCCCTGCCTCCATACAGTACAGCGGCGGAGACCCAGAGCTATTCGAG GAAGAAAATGCGGCACTGCTCGCTGCCCTCACAGACAGCCTGGACGGCATTCCTGAGGACGGAGTCGGGGGTCTGTCTGTGTTCCCTTCGCTGGGGGACGACCCTGAGgagggagaggaggaggaagatgaCCTCCCTTTGGACAGTGAGCCCCTCCTTGGCTCATTGAGCCCAGAGACAGAAGACCCATCTCTA CTTAAAAAGCTCCTGTTGTCGCCCCCTAATGTGCCTGCGGGCCTCGATTCGCACAAAGACGTGCATCGCCATAGCAGCAGGAGCCAACACGTCAAACCCGTGAGGCCCGTGCTAAAG AAGGACAAATCAAGCACACAGGAGCGTAAGCCACGGCCGGCGAGGCCCTCCGGTCGTCTTTGCACTGAACTCCACCGTCACCTCACCACCGCGCAGGAGGCTGAGGATGCACCCTCCGTCGAcacagaggaagaggaggaggaggaggaagaagaagaggacAGTGACtcggaggaggaagaggaggagtcGTCCGGCAGCGAGGGCGAGAGCATGGTGTGCGTCGAGCCGGCGAAGCCCCAGTTCTCCTCGGAGAAAGAACTGCACTCTGTAGTGGAGCTCATCAAATACATGCACACGTACTGCCTGCCCATACGCAAACAGGCCAGCTGGGATCGCAAAGAGCGTAAGGCCAAGCCCGAGAGCTCGCAGGTCCCCCGCAACCTTCCTGTGAACCCTCAGAAACTGGCTCCCCAGACCAGGCCGAGGGCTCCTTTCACTCGCCGCAGGGAAATCAAAGCCCACTCCCTGCTCAAGGAGCTTCTAGAGGCCGTCAGCTCCTTTGACGTAAGCAAGCCTTACAGAATGCACAGCCCCCCTTATATCCACTGCAGAGGGGCCGCGGCTCGGCTTAGCGCTGAGCTTTCTTCCTCTCCCAAAGCCGAACCGAAAGACTCAGACTGCGAGAGCTCGCAGAAGGCCGCAAAGCGCCCCAAGAGCCCTGAGCCAGAGGAAGGCTCCTTTTCGGTCAGGCGTTCTCGCCGGCTGGCCTCCTTCCCCAGCCGATTCGCTAAGAGAGTGCGTGTGAACTGCGACCGCTCGGAGCCCAGTGTTGGGCAATCGAGTGAAGAGGAGAATGCGGTCAAACATGCTCCTGCTGAGCCTCCTTCTGATAGCAGCCAGAAGAGCAGCTCCCACAAGACATCTGAGGCCCGTAGCCCCTGCTGCAGTGATG AGAAACGCTCCTGCCTCTGTCTGCCGCTGGCGTCCAAATCCAACGG AGACGCGCAGTATGCCAACAAGCCCTTTGAGCAGACTCTCTCTGTGGAACTGTGTGGCACAGCAG GCCTGACTCCCCCCACCACACCCCCCCATAAACCAGTGGAGGACGAGCTCTTCAAACCCGACGGAAAAGCTGAGCTCACCACCAAGAGCTCGTGCCTGGCGCGGGCGCACATACGCAAGCTCCCAGAGCAGACGGAGCTGTACGCCCAGCTGCGCCGGATGGGCCAAACGGGCGACACGGACACTAAGGGCGGGACACAACGGGCGTACGGGGACCACGATTACTGCCTGTTGGATCAGGGAGAGAATTGCATGATGACGACGGTAGCGGCACTCGGCTCTCAGTGCCGTGTGGTGGTGCATGAGGAGGAGATGGCTGTGAAGGACGGGGAGATGGAGGGACAGGAGGAGAGGCTCCTAACGAATTGCCAGCAAAGGACTGAGGCTGATTCGCCCGTGGCGTTGTTCTCGCACAGTCCAGAGCAGACCAGTCAGCCCTCACCTGTCCGCTCTCCCACCCCGGAGCTGGATGCCCAGTCCCCAGTTTCCTGTTCGCCCCCCTCCCCCGGCGGCAAACTCCCCTTCAG CGATGAGAACTCTGAGACATGCCACGGAGCAGCTGAAAAAAGAAGCAAGACAAAGTGTGGACAAGAGAATGATGTG AACAAGTGCCAAGTGATCTACATTCACAACCTTCCGAGCAGCGTCACTCAGTCCATGCTGCGCAAGCGCTTTGAGGCCTTCGGTCGTCCGGAGGACTGTAAAGTGGTCATCAAAAATGA ggAGCGTTGTGGGGTGATCACGCTGAGACCGGCTCAGAACGGCCAGACCTCACGGCACAGGTGGGACTCGCTCGGTCCGAGCGGAGGGAGCGGTGGCCGGCGGTTCGGCAGGAAGCGTTACATAGATCTGG
- the ppargc1b gene encoding peroxisome proliferator-activated receptor gamma coactivator 1-beta isoform X2: MADCASLLDEELSSFVFNYLTENSGSQYGEEEVCSDRLDADFPDFDLSQLDASDFDSVNCLSELHWCNEHSDHSPASIQYSGGDPELFEEENAALLAALTDSLDGIPEDGVGGLSVFPSLGDDPEEGEEEEDDLPLDSEPLLGSLSPETEDPSLKDKSSTQERKPRPARPSGRLCTELHRHLTTAQEAEDAPSVDTEEEEEEEEEEEDSDSEEEEEESSGSEGESMVCVEPAKPQFSSEKELHSVVELIKYMHTYCLPIRKQASWDRKERKAKPESSQVPRNLPVNPQKLAPQTRPRAPFTRRREIKAHSLLKELLEAVSSFDVSKPYRMHSPPYIHCRGAAARLSAELSSSPKAEPKDSDCESSQKAAKRPKSPEPEEGSFSVRRSRRLASFPSRFAKRVRVNCDRSEPSVGQSSEEENAVKHAPAEPPSDSSQKSSSHKTSEARSPCCSDEKRSCLCLPLASKSNGDAQYANKPFEQTLSVELCGTAGLTPPTTPPHKPVEDELFKPDGKAELTTKSSCLARAHIRKLPEQTELYAQLRRMGQTGDTDTKGGTQRAYGDHDYCLLDQGENCMMTTVAALGSQCRVVVHEEEMAVKDGEMEGQEERLLTNCQQRTEADSPVALFSHSPEQTSQPSPVRSPTPELDAQSPVSCSPPSPGGKLPFSDENSETCHGAAEKRSKTKCGQENDVNKCQVIYIHNLPSSVTQSMLRKRFEAFGRPEDCKVVIKNEERCGVITLRPAQNGQTSRHRWDSLGPSGGSGGRRFGRKRYIDLDEAGPGPVKSKYDALDFDALLKEAQRSLHR, from the exons TATGGGGAAGAGGAGGTCTGCTCAGACCGCCTGGATGCTGACTTCCCAGACTTTGACCTCTCGCAGCTGGACGCCAGTGATTTTGACTCAGTGAACTGCCTCAGTGAGCTGCATTGGTGCAACGAGCACTCAGATCACTCCCCTGCCTCCATACAGTACAGCGGCGGAGACCCAGAGCTATTCGAG GAAGAAAATGCGGCACTGCTCGCTGCCCTCACAGACAGCCTGGACGGCATTCCTGAGGACGGAGTCGGGGGTCTGTCTGTGTTCCCTTCGCTGGGGGACGACCCTGAGgagggagaggaggaggaagatgaCCTCCCTTTGGACAGTGAGCCCCTCCTTGGCTCATTGAGCCCAGAGACAGAAGACCCATCTCTA AAGGACAAATCAAGCACACAGGAGCGTAAGCCACGGCCGGCGAGGCCCTCCGGTCGTCTTTGCACTGAACTCCACCGTCACCTCACCACCGCGCAGGAGGCTGAGGATGCACCCTCCGTCGAcacagaggaagaggaggaggaggaggaagaagaagaggacAGTGACtcggaggaggaagaggaggagtcGTCCGGCAGCGAGGGCGAGAGCATGGTGTGCGTCGAGCCGGCGAAGCCCCAGTTCTCCTCGGAGAAAGAACTGCACTCTGTAGTGGAGCTCATCAAATACATGCACACGTACTGCCTGCCCATACGCAAACAGGCCAGCTGGGATCGCAAAGAGCGTAAGGCCAAGCCCGAGAGCTCGCAGGTCCCCCGCAACCTTCCTGTGAACCCTCAGAAACTGGCTCCCCAGACCAGGCCGAGGGCTCCTTTCACTCGCCGCAGGGAAATCAAAGCCCACTCCCTGCTCAAGGAGCTTCTAGAGGCCGTCAGCTCCTTTGACGTAAGCAAGCCTTACAGAATGCACAGCCCCCCTTATATCCACTGCAGAGGGGCCGCGGCTCGGCTTAGCGCTGAGCTTTCTTCCTCTCCCAAAGCCGAACCGAAAGACTCAGACTGCGAGAGCTCGCAGAAGGCCGCAAAGCGCCCCAAGAGCCCTGAGCCAGAGGAAGGCTCCTTTTCGGTCAGGCGTTCTCGCCGGCTGGCCTCCTTCCCCAGCCGATTCGCTAAGAGAGTGCGTGTGAACTGCGACCGCTCGGAGCCCAGTGTTGGGCAATCGAGTGAAGAGGAGAATGCGGTCAAACATGCTCCTGCTGAGCCTCCTTCTGATAGCAGCCAGAAGAGCAGCTCCCACAAGACATCTGAGGCCCGTAGCCCCTGCTGCAGTGATG AGAAACGCTCCTGCCTCTGTCTGCCGCTGGCGTCCAAATCCAACGG AGACGCGCAGTATGCCAACAAGCCCTTTGAGCAGACTCTCTCTGTGGAACTGTGTGGCACAGCAG GCCTGACTCCCCCCACCACACCCCCCCATAAACCAGTGGAGGACGAGCTCTTCAAACCCGACGGAAAAGCTGAGCTCACCACCAAGAGCTCGTGCCTGGCGCGGGCGCACATACGCAAGCTCCCAGAGCAGACGGAGCTGTACGCCCAGCTGCGCCGGATGGGCCAAACGGGCGACACGGACACTAAGGGCGGGACACAACGGGCGTACGGGGACCACGATTACTGCCTGTTGGATCAGGGAGAGAATTGCATGATGACGACGGTAGCGGCACTCGGCTCTCAGTGCCGTGTGGTGGTGCATGAGGAGGAGATGGCTGTGAAGGACGGGGAGATGGAGGGACAGGAGGAGAGGCTCCTAACGAATTGCCAGCAAAGGACTGAGGCTGATTCGCCCGTGGCGTTGTTCTCGCACAGTCCAGAGCAGACCAGTCAGCCCTCACCTGTCCGCTCTCCCACCCCGGAGCTGGATGCCCAGTCCCCAGTTTCCTGTTCGCCCCCCTCCCCCGGCGGCAAACTCCCCTTCAG CGATGAGAACTCTGAGACATGCCACGGAGCAGCTGAAAAAAGAAGCAAGACAAAGTGTGGACAAGAGAATGATGTG AACAAGTGCCAAGTGATCTACATTCACAACCTTCCGAGCAGCGTCACTCAGTCCATGCTGCGCAAGCGCTTTGAGGCCTTCGGTCGTCCGGAGGACTGTAAAGTGGTCATCAAAAATGA ggAGCGTTGTGGGGTGATCACGCTGAGACCGGCTCAGAACGGCCAGACCTCACGGCACAGGTGGGACTCGCTCGGTCCGAGCGGAGGGAGCGGTGGCCGGCGGTTCGGCAGGAAGCGTTACATAGATCTGG